A window from Methanomicrobia archaeon encodes these proteins:
- a CDS encoding CoB--CoM heterodisulfide reductase iron-sulfur subunit B family protein, producing MSIEKIAYYPGCPSEATALEQHLSTEAVFEKLGVKLEEVEDWNCCGAAEAEDPRLVYALNARNLAIAERGNLDIMTPCSICYYNLARTNNALKEDEELRAAIKGIDPSLEYNGTVTPKHVIEVLVNDIGMDAIKSKLVKKVELKVAPYYGCYLGRPPETAFDDPDDPVLMDQLIELIGGEIVPFSSMKTKCCGGPLMMTRGDLAFEMARKILQTAKDAGADCIALACPLCGMMLDAKQPDVEKALGVKFEMPVVYITQLLGLALGIDANKLGLQKNAVDTKKLLEKVV from the coding sequence ATGAGCATAGAGAAGATTGCATATTATCCGGGGTGTCCATCAGAGGCGACGGCGCTGGAGCAGCACCTGTCAACGGAAGCCGTATTTGAGAAGCTGGGCGTTAAGCTGGAAGAAGTCGAAGACTGGAACTGTTGTGGCGCGGCGGAAGCGGAGGATCCGAGATTGGTATACGCGTTAAATGCGCGGAATCTCGCCATTGCCGAGCGGGGTAATTTGGACATCATGACGCCGTGCAGTATCTGCTATTACAATTTAGCGAGGACGAACAATGCACTGAAGGAAGACGAGGAGTTACGTGCGGCAATAAAAGGGATCGATCCTTCGCTTGAGTATAACGGCACGGTAACGCCGAAGCATGTAATCGAAGTCCTCGTCAACGATATCGGCATGGATGCGATAAAGAGTAAGTTAGTGAAGAAGGTGGAGCTCAAGGTAGCACCGTATTATGGCTGTTATTTGGGTAGGCCGCCGGAGACGGCATTTGACGATCCAGACGATCCGGTCTTGATGGACCAGTTGATCGAGTTAATCGGAGGCGAGATCGTTCCGTTCAGCTCCATGAAGACGAAATGCTGTGGCGGGCCGCTGATGATGACGCGAGGTGATCTCGCATTCGAGATGGCGCGGAAGATCCTGCAGACGGCGAAGGATGCCGGTGCGGACTGTATAGCACTTGCGTGTCCGCTGTGCGGCATGATGCTGGATGCGAAGCAGCCAGATGTGGAGAAAGCATTAGGCGTTAAGTTCGAAATGCCGGTGGTGTATATCACGCAGTTGTTGGGGCTCGCGCTTGGTATTGACGCGAATAAGCTGGGGCTTCAGAAGAATGCCGTAGACACGAAGAAACTACTGGAGAAGGTGGTGTAA
- a CDS encoding hydrogenase iron-sulfur subunit, whose product MGEEKEDFEPKIVGFTCNWCTYAGADLAGTSRKKYPPNIRIIRLMCTARIDPMFVLKALLNGADGVFIGGCHPGECHYIKGNFYSRRRIAAMRTILQQLGLDNRVQLHWISASEGDKFANTMKNLAAHIKEVGPNPMKDEIL is encoded by the coding sequence ATGGGAGAAGAGAAGGAGGATTTTGAGCCAAAGATCGTTGGATTTACCTGTAATTGGTGTACTTATGCGGGTGCAGATTTGGCAGGGACGTCGCGGAAAAAATACCCACCAAATATCCGGATAATAAGGCTTATGTGCACGGCGCGGATAGATCCGATGTTTGTGCTCAAGGCGTTATTGAATGGTGCAGACGGAGTGTTCATCGGGGGCTGCCATCCAGGGGAGTGCCACTACATAAAGGGGAATTTTTATTCCAGACGCAGAATAGCCGCAATGAGGACGATCCTGCAGCAGTTGGGGTTGGATAACCGAGTCCAATTACACTGGATCAGCGCGTCGGAGGGTGACAAATTCGCGAATACCATGAAGAACCTGGCAGCGCACATAAAAGAAGTGGGACCGAATCCCATGAAGGATGAGATACTATGA
- a CDS encoding 4Fe-4S dicluster domain-containing protein, which yields MPIKTWELDPDFKNEILKEPGGEHLTACYQCSTCTIGCPLTELVPSYNPRKFIQMSLLGMRKEVLSNPDLWICAICQTCTARCPQDVVVGDVLAVMRRLAEKAEAAGEIKIESPRPLFEIAFLHTLEKYGRLYDIGLAMEYYPKREGSFIAGQKAMMKDYMDFGMRMFFKGKMGPLGGHGVTKGLLPSKIKQREVMKKIFAWAEEQEK from the coding sequence ATGCCAATAAAGACCTGGGAACTGGACCCGGACTTTAAAAACGAGATCCTGAAGGAGCCGGGAGGGGAGCACCTTACCGCATGTTACCAGTGCAGCACGTGTACTATCGGCTGTCCACTTACCGAACTCGTTCCTAGTTACAACCCACGTAAATTTATCCAGATGAGCCTGTTGGGAATGCGGAAGGAAGTGTTGTCCAATCCAGATTTGTGGATCTGTGCTATCTGTCAGACGTGCACGGCGCGATGCCCGCAAGACGTGGTGGTTGGCGATGTGCTCGCGGTAATGCGGCGGTTAGCAGAGAAGGCAGAGGCAGCAGGCGAGATAAAGATCGAGAGCCCGAGACCACTCTTTGAGATAGCGTTCCTGCATACCCTGGAGAAGTACGGGCGGCTTTATGATATCGGTCTGGCGATGGAATACTACCCGAAGAGAGAAGGCTCGTTCATTGCGGGGCAAAAAGCGATGATGAAGGATTACATGGATTTCGGTATGCGCATGTTCTTCAAAGGTAAAATGGGGCCACTCGGTGGTCACGGTGTGACGAAAGGATTGCTACCATCGAAGATAAAGCAGCGTGAGGTGATGAAGAAGATCTTCGCGTGGGCAGAGGAGCAAGAGAAATGA
- a CDS encoding 4Fe-4S dicluster domain-containing protein: MKGTELSYGDLEGFFKGLLENNVVDALVIPRRVGAGVSYMLVRDKDKITSPESVIFAPSFGVNAANIVKGWLIDEKVGIVAKPCETRAAIELVKLKQLDEESVLLITVDCAGAYANEVYAANYAAIGDQVDSAKIKDLAGKGISIRDACAICDNRLADVGDIALAQANGSKVVVAGLTEKGDAALTAAGLTLEDKELDRAAENQKIAAEAKANLDALPKVDSEAALEEFLRDCIVCKNCRDVCPVCYCKECFFDQPIGNPTGGDLLNLAEARGAIAVPTNQLMYHLTRVYHVSTTCVACGACEDACPKDIPLTRFYPVLTRKVQEIFEYVPGKDVKEPLPFTTYEDEELEECLR, from the coding sequence ATGAAAGGAACAGAGCTCAGTTATGGGGATTTAGAAGGGTTTTTTAAGGGATTGCTGGAGAACAACGTCGTCGATGCCTTGGTCATACCGCGTCGAGTAGGGGCTGGTGTATCCTACATGCTCGTCAGGGACAAGGATAAGATCACATCGCCCGAGTCAGTCATCTTCGCGCCGTCGTTCGGTGTAAACGCCGCGAACATCGTTAAGGGCTGGCTGATCGATGAGAAAGTGGGTATTGTAGCCAAACCCTGCGAGACACGCGCAGCAATTGAATTGGTCAAGCTCAAGCAACTGGATGAGGAGAGTGTGCTTCTTATAACCGTGGATTGCGCGGGAGCCTACGCGAATGAGGTTTATGCAGCGAATTATGCGGCTATCGGCGATCAGGTGGACAGTGCGAAGATAAAAGACCTGGCAGGCAAGGGGATTTCGATACGGGATGCCTGTGCTATCTGTGACAACCGGCTTGCAGACGTTGGTGATATAGCCCTCGCGCAGGCGAACGGCTCGAAGGTGGTCGTTGCAGGGCTGACGGAGAAGGGTGATGCGGCTCTGACGGCTGCGGGTCTAACGCTAGAAGACAAGGAGTTGGATAGGGCAGCGGAGAATCAGAAGATAGCAGCGGAAGCGAAAGCGAATTTAGATGCGCTGCCGAAGGTCGACAGCGAGGCGGCATTGGAAGAGTTCCTCCGTGACTGTATCGTGTGCAAAAACTGCAGAGACGTGTGTCCGGTGTGTTATTGTAAAGAATGCTTCTTTGATCAGCCGATAGGGAACCCTACGGGCGGCGACTTGCTGAACTTAGCAGAGGCGCGTGGCGCGATCGCAGTACCAACAAATCAGCTGATGTACCATCTCACGAGGGTGTATCACGTCAGCACGACCTGTGTTGCCTGTGGCGCGTGCGAAGATGCATGTCCGAAAGATATTCCACTGACGAGATTCTATCCGGTCCTTACAAGGAAGGTGCAGGAGATCTTCGAGTACGTGCCGGGTAAAGATGTAAAGGAGCCTCTACCGTTCACCACCTACGAGGATGAAGAGCTAGAAGAGTGTTTGAGATAA
- a CDS encoding CoB--CoM heterodisulfide reductase iron-sulfur subunit A family protein gives MGIAVIGGGVAGITAALDLADAGYKVYLIEKNDRLGGKVSELAECETGISPRIVKIENHPNIELMLSSELEGLSGSAGDFKLNVSGGKELNVESVVLTPGYDVYDDIAKGYAIDNPDVVPSLEFEGMLRACTVSETGALVRPSDGQPVKKIGFIKCIGSRCKENEICSTACCGYTAKEVWELKERYPTIDAYVFYMDVRVFGKDEELVAKLKDKYGVHYIRSRVPEVLAEGGALTVKYEDLANGTIEQLNLDMVVLAVGLLPSKTMAKLAEVTGVNLDPYGFIATSMTSPVETSVPGIFAGGTATAPMKVRESVILSTGAAAKAAQLSERTEEIPGQEERKYVDVGEEPKIGVFICGCEGEVTGAMDIPVVAEHVGSLRDVAVVNTETNTMKETMGAVESGIIDEGLNRIVVAGYSPRAYEEIFRDTCAKAGLNPYLLEMVNLREQCACVHDKEEATVVAMSQLTMAVERARYLEPIPLEQYPVTPNALVVGGGVAGMTAALDIANAGYEVCLVEKEAELGGSLTEATEFQSDVKAADVLADLVGKVKGNERITVYTGAAIEDVRGRVGAFKAKVTGGGADEDIDFGAAVLATGAREFVPEGYFGYGQAGNVVTQTDFAKMLAGTTVDANTVVMIQDGVSGDGVNAKYNSIEAVSNALKAKELKPELNVFVLFQDVKTYGKWEMAYKAAREKGVTFIRYDAERQPTFADGIVSVFDVIFNDEIQIKPDLIVVSPLMQPAAENGQLSKMFMIPLKNGFFMEAQERPKLILTPVDTVNEGVFICGSGVAPALIDESIGMGSAAASRACVLLAKNFLETPGIVSVVDEAICAGCGVCVEMCPVEAIELVEEPVAAVTYNIMTTTSGTKKFARVTVEGCIGCGSCAAYCPSDAISLQNFKARQLYAQLDFA, from the coding sequence ATGGGAATAGCAGTTATAGGAGGCGGTGTTGCCGGTATCACGGCGGCTCTTGACCTTGCAGATGCTGGTTACAAAGTCTATCTGATAGAGAAGAATGACAGACTCGGCGGTAAGGTCTCGGAGCTGGCGGAATGTGAAACCGGCATATCGCCGCGGATAGTGAAGATAGAGAACCATCCGAACATCGAACTGATGCTCTCAAGCGAGTTGGAAGGCTTGTCGGGCTCAGCGGGTGATTTCAAGCTGAATGTGTCAGGGGGGAAGGAACTCAACGTGGAGAGCGTGGTGCTGACGCCGGGCTATGACGTTTACGATGACATCGCGAAGGGCTATGCAATTGATAATCCTGACGTGGTCCCGTCATTGGAGTTTGAAGGGATGCTCCGTGCCTGTACGGTGAGTGAGACAGGCGCGCTGGTGCGACCTTCAGATGGCCAGCCGGTGAAGAAGATCGGATTCATCAAGTGTATCGGCTCACGATGTAAGGAGAATGAAATTTGTTCGACGGCATGCTGTGGCTACACGGCGAAAGAGGTTTGGGAGCTGAAAGAGCGCTATCCCACCATTGACGCGTACGTCTTCTACATGGACGTTCGCGTATTCGGCAAGGATGAGGAGCTGGTAGCGAAGTTAAAGGACAAATACGGTGTGCATTACATCAGGTCACGAGTTCCGGAAGTGCTGGCTGAGGGCGGGGCGCTCACGGTAAAGTACGAGGATTTAGCGAACGGCACGATCGAGCAGTTAAATCTCGATATGGTGGTTCTCGCAGTCGGTCTCTTACCGTCGAAGACGATGGCAAAGCTTGCTGAGGTGACCGGCGTGAACCTGGATCCTTATGGCTTTATAGCGACGAGCATGACGAGCCCGGTGGAGACGAGTGTGCCGGGTATATTCGCAGGAGGCACGGCAACTGCGCCGATGAAGGTTCGTGAAAGCGTAATACTATCAACGGGAGCAGCAGCAAAGGCCGCGCAGTTATCCGAACGGACGGAGGAGATCCCTGGGCAGGAAGAGCGTAAATACGTGGACGTAGGCGAAGAGCCGAAGATCGGCGTGTTCATCTGCGGTTGCGAAGGCGAGGTTACGGGTGCAATGGATATACCTGTGGTCGCAGAGCACGTGGGCAGCTTGAGGGATGTGGCCGTGGTGAATACCGAGACGAACACCATGAAAGAGACCATGGGCGCGGTAGAGAGTGGAATAATAGACGAAGGCCTGAACAGAATAGTGGTTGCAGGCTACTCGCCGCGCGCGTATGAAGAGATCTTCAGGGACACGTGTGCGAAGGCGGGCTTGAATCCGTATCTGCTCGAGATGGTGAACCTCCGGGAGCAATGTGCGTGTGTGCACGATAAGGAGGAAGCGACGGTCGTAGCGATGAGCCAGCTGACCATGGCAGTCGAGCGTGCGCGATATCTCGAACCGATACCGCTTGAGCAGTATCCGGTGACGCCGAACGCGCTGGTTGTCGGTGGCGGCGTGGCAGGTATGACTGCAGCGCTGGACATCGCGAATGCAGGCTACGAGGTCTGTCTGGTGGAGAAGGAAGCGGAATTAGGCGGCAGTTTGACAGAGGCCACCGAGTTCCAGAGCGATGTGAAAGCTGCAGACGTCTTAGCGGATTTGGTTGGCAAGGTAAAGGGCAACGAGCGGATAACGGTGTATACGGGTGCCGCGATCGAGGACGTTAGAGGCCGAGTAGGCGCGTTTAAAGCGAAGGTAACCGGAGGGGGCGCGGATGAAGATATTGATTTCGGTGCAGCAGTGCTTGCAACCGGCGCGCGCGAGTTTGTACCTGAGGGCTACTTCGGTTACGGCCAGGCGGGCAACGTGGTAACGCAAACCGACTTCGCGAAGATGCTGGCAGGCACTACTGTGGATGCGAACACGGTGGTTATGATTCAAGACGGCGTTTCGGGCGATGGCGTTAACGCGAAGTACAACAGCATCGAAGCGGTGAGCAATGCGTTAAAGGCAAAGGAACTGAAGCCGGAGCTGAACGTGTTCGTGCTTTTCCAGGACGTCAAGACGTACGGCAAATGGGAGATGGCATACAAAGCGGCGAGAGAGAAGGGCGTGACCTTCATCAGATACGATGCGGAGCGTCAACCGACATTCGCGGACGGAATCGTCTCGGTCTTCGATGTGATCTTCAACGATGAGATCCAGATAAAGCCCGATTTGATCGTGGTCAGCCCATTAATGCAGCCTGCGGCAGAGAACGGGCAATTGAGCAAGATGTTCATGATACCGCTGAAGAACGGGTTCTTCATGGAGGCGCAGGAGCGGCCAAAGCTGATCTTAACGCCCGTGGATACGGTGAACGAAGGCGTGTTCATCTGTGGCTCCGGAGTTGCGCCCGCGCTGATCGACGAGAGTATCGGCATGGGCAGCGCAGCAGCGTCGAGGGCGTGTGTGCTCTTAGCGAAGAACTTCCTCGAGACGCCGGGAATAGTCTCCGTCGTGGATGAGGCTATCTGTGCCGGCTGCGGCGTATGCGTGGAGATGTGCCCGGTCGAAGCGATCGAATTGGTGGAAGAGCCAGTAGCTGCGGTTACCTACAACATAATGACAACGACCAGCGGCACGAAGAAGTTTGCGCGCGTTACCGTGGAGGGCTGCATCGGGTGCGGCAGTTGCGCTGCGTATTGTCCGTCAGACGCGATCTCGTTACAGAACTTCAAGGCAAGGCAGTTGTACGCTCAGTTGGATTTTGCGTAA
- a CDS encoding mRNA surveillance protein pelota yields the protein MRVLKRKLKPKETETGERKRVGELSLVPESLDDLWHLKHVIEAGDLVYSLTYRRMEEATDKVRPDKVDKKPVRLGVRTDAVEFHKFSRRLRIKGVIEEGPESELGAYHTFNIEPDVKLSVVKAWKEHQLKRLREAEKAVATTEVLVVTVEEGEAVAGIVRQYGVDELFSLRYGSGKGMEHAGGGSGKSDFFGELLKHLQNSMQTTKADALIIAGPGFIKDDFFTFLKERDTELAKKTRIEQTSSIGVSGFLEVLKRGAVERLKHEERLTKEVTLLDRLMAEISKDEGVKAVYGKDEVRKALEYGAVETLMVSDEKLMKSRIEGAEQEKEAEEIDKMLEEAERKRGEVVIFSTEFEPGKRLNALGGIAALLRFGIIR from the coding sequence ATGAGAGTCTTAAAACGAAAGCTGAAGCCGAAGGAAACAGAAACCGGTGAGAGGAAACGTGTGGGTGAGCTTTCGCTCGTGCCGGAATCGCTGGACGATTTATGGCATCTCAAGCACGTGATCGAAGCGGGCGATCTCGTCTATTCGCTGACGTATAGGAGAATGGAGGAGGCAACGGATAAGGTACGACCGGATAAGGTGGATAAGAAGCCCGTACGGTTGGGTGTCCGAACGGACGCCGTGGAATTCCATAAATTCTCACGCAGGCTGCGAATAAAAGGCGTGATTGAAGAAGGCCCGGAGAGCGAGCTGGGCGCGTATCATACCTTTAATATTGAGCCTGATGTGAAGCTGTCCGTGGTGAAGGCGTGGAAAGAGCACCAGTTGAAACGGTTGCGGGAAGCGGAGAAGGCGGTTGCTACCACCGAGGTGCTCGTCGTTACGGTAGAAGAGGGCGAGGCCGTAGCCGGCATTGTGAGACAGTACGGTGTAGACGAGCTCTTCTCGTTACGGTACGGCAGTGGCAAAGGCATGGAGCACGCAGGTGGCGGCAGTGGCAAGAGTGACTTTTTTGGCGAGTTGCTGAAGCACCTTCAAAACTCGATGCAAACGACGAAGGCGGACGCGCTCATCATTGCGGGCCCGGGCTTTATCAAGGACGATTTCTTCACGTTCCTGAAAGAACGAGATACCGAGTTAGCGAAGAAAACGCGAATCGAGCAGACTTCTTCGATTGGTGTTTCAGGGTTTCTGGAAGTCTTGAAACGCGGCGCGGTGGAGCGGCTGAAGCATGAGGAACGGTTGACGAAAGAGGTGACGCTCTTGGATCGGTTGATGGCAGAGATAAGCAAGGATGAAGGTGTGAAGGCGGTGTACGGCAAGGACGAGGTAAGAAAGGCGCTGGAGTACGGCGCCGTGGAAACGTTAATGGTAAGCGACGAGAAGCTCATGAAGTCGCGGATCGAAGGCGCAGAACAGGAGAAGGAAGCCGAAGAGATTGACAAAATGCTCGAAGAAGCTGAACGGAAACGGGGCGAGGTCGTGATCTTCAGCACCGAGTTCGAGCCCGGCAAGCGGCTCAATGCCCTGGGCGGGATTGCCGCGCTGTTGCGGTTCGGGATAATAAGGTAA